Proteins co-encoded in one Anabas testudineus chromosome 8, fAnaTes1.2, whole genome shotgun sequence genomic window:
- the elof1 gene encoding transcription elongation factor 1 homolog produces MGRRKSKRKPPPKKKMTGNLDTQFTCPFCNHEKSCDVKMERTCNTGIISCSVCLEEFQTPITYLSEPVDVYSDWIDACEAANQ; encoded by the exons ATGGGGCGCAGAAAGTCAAAGAGAAAACCACCTCCTAAGAAGAAAATGACGGGTAACCTGGACACGCAGTTCACCTGTCCATTCTGTAACCACGAGAAATCATGTGACGTCAAAAT GGAAAGAACTTGCAACACAGGGATTATATCCTGCAGTGTTTGTCTGGAGGAATTCCAGACTCCAATAACTT ATCTGTCCGAACCCGTGGACGTTTACAGCGACTGGATCGATGCCTGTGAAGCAGCCAATCAGTAG